A region of the candidate division WOR-1 bacterium RIFOXYB2_FULL_36_35 genome:
AATCATGAAAAGATGTTTTGTAAAAGAGAGCCCTCAGGAGTTCAGACGCAGGGTGAAAAGTTTGTTGACTAGCCCATGGATAAGAAAAAATGGTGAAGCTATTTTATTGCTTGATAAAATGATCTTTTATCTGTTAAGCAGGTATCATGATGGCCGGTATAAAGGAAAGATCAAGCTGGTGGAAAAGCTTATGGTGGATCAAATTCCTGTTCCTACTGTTGATGGCGACACGGTATATATGGCAGATCCCGGTTTTTATCTGAAAGATACCGTGCATGTCAGGTCTTTTCCAAGAAGTTATGCAAATGGTGTTGTTCAAATAACAAAAGGGGGAGGGATCAGGGCTTCTAAAAGTGTTATGGGTTGGCAATATTCTAAATCAAAAATATCGGGTAACAGTAATACTGATACAGCTTTCTTGCAAATTGCTTTTAAGCGTGGAAGTCAAGGTATAATGGGAGGCGTTTCGAAGGGACAAGTCGAAAGAGATATGGATATGGTTGCAAGTTTAGAGCATGCAATGAAAAATAAAGAAGGGAGAGTAAAAGCCCTGGACAGAATATATGGCGTTAATGATAGGATCCTTTTGCATGATGTAAAATCCCATGAAGTAGAAAGGATCCCAATTACATTGGAGATAAAAGGTGATTTGGAAGACAGCCTAGATACTAAGTTTATAAAGAATACTCTTCTTTCTATAAGAGACATATTAGCTGACGGAAAAATTATAGAGATTAGAGAGAAAGACGATGGTGTTAAAGAATATACTGTTTTAGCAAATGCAAGAAAAATGATGGACTTTTTGGAATTGCATGAAGAAGGGAAAGAACCTGCAAATGTTTTTGTTGAGACTTATCTATTAAAAGATCCGGATAATAGACCGATGTCAAATGTCAGAATATCAGAATTGATGGGCTTGTTACAAACAAAAGATCCATATGATTTGTTTAAAAATTTATCTCCTTTTGCAGGCTATTATGATTATAGCATGAAATTTAAAGGATTAAGCGAAAAGGAGTTATTGCCGAAAGATACTAATAATTTAAAGGATATTTTGAGTTTTTATTTTGAAGCTTTTGACAAACAGGGAAGAGTTGTGTCGTGGGAGATGGTTCTAACCAATATATTTCAGGGGTTTGCGGCCAGCGTGGGATCTATGACAGATCTTGTACACAATGAGTTGCGCGGAGTGTTGCATAGCGGAAATCCAAATATCAACTGGTCTCAATATTCACACCATAATTTAAGTCTTTCTACTTGTTTTGATGTTGATATTTTAGTATTTAACTCGACAGGTTTCATAAGAGATGAACGGGCAATCGACATAAAAGAGGCTAAGGATGTAATTAAAACAGTTGCTCATCTCTTTGGTTTAAACGGTCAAATATGCAAAAGATACGGTTATGATGTCTTTGATGAGTATATGACCGCGCGGGACAAACCCCGATTAGGATAATCGGGGTTAATAAACGGGTTTTATTTTTGGTTCTTTTCCAAAAACGGATTTAAAAACTTCAGTATATGAATCTTTTCCGCAGATTGTAATCATTGATATTGGCATTGCTTTTTTGGCAAGAAAAACCATTTTATTTGTGATTGAGTGAATGTCCCATTGGGCATGTTTATCTTCTCTTAAACGGCTTATATGATAAAGTTCTCTTGCGTTGCATTTAAATAGAACCCTTTTTCGATGGGCATTTGTCAAAATATAAGGAGCTGCTAACGATTTTTTTCTGTAAATTTTTTCATATGCTTTTTCTGTTTCCACGGCAATATTTACAAATTCTTTTTCAAGCCCTTTTTCTTTTATGGTTTTTGGAACTGTTATTCCGAGTTTTGGATTATACGGTTGAGCAGTTGTTGTTGCCATCCTGTGTCTTTTTAATTGTCCAAAACAAGCCGAAGATATAATAAGTTCAAAAGTTAAATCCGAAAATTCAAATTCTCTGATGGTTGAATCAAAAAATTCTAAATTTTTAAGGGAGATTTTTATGAGTTCCAATTGTTTTTTATGGCTTAATTTTTTAATTTCTTTTAGACAAGTATTAAAATCTAAATCTGTTGAAATATGTAAGAGGGAGGCTAAAATAATATTGTCGGCTTCTTTATCAAAATTAATTAAGGAGACTTCTTCTGTATTGTTATTATTTTTATTCTTTACATTATTTTTTGCCCAGTCTTGAAGCGCAGGATAAGTATCGCGGTCAAGAGGCGTAGCCTGCGTGAACAAAATTATAGAAGGGGCGATTTTTTCGACAAGGCGAAACATCTCTTTACCGATCTGTCTGACTTCTGCTAAGGAAGAAGAAGCAAACCTCCTGAACAAAAGCTCAAGATTTCTTGCGTTTACGGTCATTCCGACCTGACCTAAAGTTGCAAGGGATGTAATATATCGGGCATCTTCGGGCGGGACATCTATTGCGACAGCTGACTGATATGCTTTATTTTGTGCCTTTAGGGTTTCGACAAAAAGATTTTCCATTCTTACCGATTTTATTTCTTCGGGGATTAAAAAATTGTCTTCAAGTTTTTGGTATCTTTGTGATTTTTCCGTATATGAGCAGAGGCGGAATTTTTCGATTTCTTCCATGGCAAGACGGGAGACATCTATCAGGTCAAAGTTAAATACCGCGTGTTCGGCAACGGAGTGATGCCCCATTTTAAAGATAATATTCTGGTTGGATTTGCGCGCTTTTTCCACTTCTTCCCGCGCCGCTTTGCGTAAGGAGTCGATAGGGCGGGGATCGCGGCTTATGCGAGCATAGGAAGCGGACAATACTTCAGGCGTTACATCTGTTCTGTTTGTTTTGCCTTTTTTTAAAGCTTCAATCACTTCGTTATCTAAATTATAACCTGCCAATAATATTTTCAAAAAACTTTCTCCAAATCACCCTCTCCCTGAGGGAGAGGGTTTAATTACTATAAGTTATTAAAACAACTGAGATTGGGTGAGGGATTGCTCATCTCCAATCGTTGTTTCTCTACCGTGACCCGGATAAACTTTAACATTTTCAGGAAGTTTTAGCAATTTTTTTAGCGATTTTTCCATCTCTTTTTGAGAGCTTCCGGGGAGGTCTGTTCTGCCATATGTCCCATAAAAAAGCGTGTCACCGCTGAACAAGAGTTTTTCTTTTTCGTTGTATAGGCATATGGATCCCGAACTGTGGCCTGGGGTATGGATTACAACAAACTTTTCATTTCCGACTGTTATAACATCCCCATCTTTGAGCAAACGGTTCGCTTTCATTTTGTTGGTAAAGGCCATCATAGTTTCATCTTTTTCGTGGATTAAGACAGGAGCTTTTGTTTTGGCTTGCAGGAGAAAGGCTTCTGTAACATGGTCAAAATGCCCATGGGTTAAAACAATCGCATTGACGGTTGTGTCTTTTAAAAGGGGAAGTATCTGATCAATATCAAACCCGGGATCAATGACAAGTGCTTCGTTGTTGTCGCTTATGATATAACAATTTGTCTGAATAGGCCCTATTTTTATAGTTTTAAAATCCATGTTAAAGGATATTATAACATTGCGTAATATGAATTAATGATAAAATTTTTGATATTTTGCAAGCTTGCTTAGTAATTTTATTTATTATATGATAATTAATTATTGGAGGAAATAAAATATGGTTCAAAAAATTAAAGAAAAAAATATGCTCAAAATACCTGACTTGATTCTTGACAGAGTTGGCCTGCATAAAGGTGATTATGTAGAAGTAACCGATGACGGATATAAAATAATAATTACACCAAAAACTAAAGAAGAAACCTTTAACGATGAAGAGTTTAAAAAACTAGAAAAATTAGCCGATAACAAGAAAAATAAATCTTTTAAAGATGGGAATGAATTGTTGCTTCATTTGGAAAAGATTTCAAAAAAATGATATTTCTTACAACGGCTCTTTTTGAACGGCTCTTTAAAAAGCTTGATTTTTATAAGCAAGAAGAAGTTAAAAGAGCTGTTTCAGAATTAGTTGCATTTTTTGATTCAGGGATAAAGACTGAAGGATTAGGTTTAAAACAATTAAGAAAAACCATTTGGGAAATAAGAGCCTCAATAAAAGATAGAATTTTATTTTCTCTCGTTGATGGAAAAACAACACTATTGATAATTGGAAATCATGATGACATTAGAAAGTTTTTAAAGAATCTTTGAAAAAATTCTGTTAGATTAATCATTTTCATTAAAATTCTGTTATATTTACCCACTCAAAACTGCGAAGAGCCATTTATTTAGCATTCTTATTTATAATAACCTCAATCTGTTGAGAGGTTACAAGTCCTGCAGTTTCTAGCAAGATTAAATTGTTATTATACCTAGTTTGATTATCACCAGATAGTTCTATTAACCGATCTCCACTGGTAACAAGTCTATACAACGAATATCCAATCTCTTCTCTAATCTGTTGAGTGGAAGAGGAGTCGGCAAGAGGAGAAGGGTGCCGTTGCCATTTGGTTATTACATCTTCTGGCACAACTGCAGAAATGACGGTTTGATGTATGTCTGCCAATCCTATCAAAAGACGAGGAGGTTCTTCTGCGCAATCGCTATGAACCCAAAGCGCATCGAAAAAAGAATCGCTACAAACATTGCCATAAATTGGGAATGTAGTGCTGGGAAGAAATAATAAGCCTGAATCTTTATTAAAAGTAATTTCTGGGAATTTATTAAAAATGACACCATTATCGCTCATACCAAATTCAATGACTTTAACTTTTCCCTGTGCCGCAAGAGGAAGAGACAAAATTGAATATGCCAGATATCTTAATATTATATCATTAATGTTAGAGAATCTTTCGGGTATTTCAATTCCTGTATCTCTTTTAAAATCTTGCATAGAATATCCACTGCTATCGGTTGAAGAAGAACAGCCACTGAAAGAATTTGTTGGTTGTGTAAGATTGGGAGTTACCGGCAAATTATACTTAAATGAAGAAGGGCTTGTTTCTCCCCATTCATTTGTATCCAAGCGAGTGCTATCAACAACAATAGTTGACGGCGTTGATTTTGCATTTCTTCCATTATCTTCAACTCTTACAGGATAATTCTTGTTTATTTTAACAGTCACGCTCCCATTTTCAATGAAAAAAGGGTAACTATTCCGATCCTCGCTGACTATTATCTTGATTGCTGGATAACTCTCAAAACTTAAACCTGCCTCACTATGATTGAATCTTACGACAAAATCTCCACTTCCTGTTTGCTTATCAATAAAAGGATTATTTTCCCCGAAAGAGAGAGTTAGCTCTTCTGCTAAATTTGCCGAAACATAAATTTTTCGATCTTTTATGTTAATAGACAAATACGGATCATCAGTTGTATGTTTATTGCCATCAAAATATAATCTTAACTTTAAAGGTTTTTTATTAGTTACATAAGGAGCATATGGATATTGCACGCTTAATGAAATTCCGCCTATTGTAAAATTGCTTTTACTGTTTATATTTAAGTTAACATACCATCCGCCATCTTCCAGTAAAATAGTGCCATCTGTTATCTGTTCTTCTGTACAGCCATTTTCCAAAAGAAATTCTATTACTTCAATTTTTATTAAATCATCCACTTCAGTGCAATTTTTTAACGCGGACAAGCACCTTGTCAGTGAAAGAACAGATTCAACTTCCCCGCCATAATATTCCATTGCATCTGCAACAATTTGAGCCTCTTCGGGAGAAAGGTTATCGTCTCCATCTAAATTTGCGGCCTCAATAAATGCCCCATCAATCTTCTCTTGATCCGCTGGAAATTTTTCTGATGCTTCATTATATATATTCTTTGCATCCTCTTCTACTATCTTTGCCTGACAACTACTCCCATTCCTCCTACACATATTTCCTAAAGCATAAATTGTCATATCACTCATTTTTTATCTGCCTCCGTTATTTATTTAAAAACCTTTTTTATGCACACAACTTCTTCGGAGGTTAAAACTGGAAATTTCACCCCGATTATTCATACCGTAAGTAATGTTTGATAATTTGTTAGTTATTGATTCTGGTGTGAATAATCGGGGTTCAATTTATTTTTTTAGGGGGGGGGTAAAAAATATTCGCTTAATTTTAAGTTGTGAAAATGATAAGATTGAATTCTATTATGCTTGATGATTTAAAAAAAGAGATTCAGGAGTTAAGTGCCCGTATTGATAAAATAAAAGAGTTTTTGCAAGTTGACACCAAGCAAATCCGTATAAGTGAGTTGCAAAAAGAGACTCAATCGGATAATTTGTGGTCTAATCCCGACAAGGCAAAAAAAACGCTTCAAGAGATGAAGTCTCTTGAAAAAGAGACCAAAAGTTATAATGATCTTCGCGATAATTTTGATGATATAAAAGTTTTAACTGAGCTTGCTTCCGGCGATAAGGAAGAGGCTGAGATTAGGAAAGAATTTGAAAACATAAAAAAAGAGATTGCCTCGCTTGAAATTACGGCATTGCTTTCTGGCGCTTATGACCAAAACAATGCAATTCTAACTATAGCTTCGGGAGCAGGAGGAACTGATGCTCAGGATTGGGCAGAAATATTATTTCGCATGTATACCCGTTGGTCGGAATCTAAAGGATATTCTGTTGAACTTGCCGATATGTCTTATGGGGAGGAGGCTGGAATTAAGGGCGCTACTCTTATAATATCCGGATTATATGCCTATGGATATTTAAAGGCGGAAACAGGCGTTCATAGATTGGTTAGAATATCACCTTTTTCGTCAGAAGGGAAAAGACATACCTCGTTTGCCTCAGTTGAAGTGGCGCCTGAAGTTGCGGAGGATATAAAGGTTGATATAAATCCAGGCGATTTGAGGGTTGATACTTTTAGGGCGTCCGGACCCGGAGGCCAAAATGTAAATAAAGTATCTTCTGCTATTAGAATCACACATATTCCAACCGGTATAGTTGTCCAATCCCAGCAACAGCGTTCTCAGCACCAGAATCGTGAGTATGCCATGAGAATTTTAAAGGCGAAATTGTATGAAATGATGCTAAAGGAACATAAAGATAAAATTGAAGAATTAAAAGGTGAAAGAAAAGCAATAGAATGGGGACACCAAATCCGTTCTTATGTTTTTCAACCGTATACAATGGTTAAAGACCATAGAACGGGAGTTGAAATAGGTAATGTCCAATCTGTTATTGATGGTGAGATAGATAGTTTAATTGAGGCTGCACTAAAGATGAAAATATAGTATACTTTTAATTTGTCTGTTGCAGGGGGTTGTTTTTTTATATGTTTAAAAAAGTGTTGATTGCAAATCGCGGAGAAATAGCTGTTCGTATAATAAGAGCTTTAAAAGAAATGGATATAGAGTCTGTTGCGGTTTACTCTGAAGCAGATAAAGATTCCCTTCATATTAAACTTGCTGATGAATCATATTGTATCGGGCCTGCTTCTCCGACGCAAAGTTATTTAAACATTGCAAGTATTATTGCAGTTGCCGAGCTTTCGGGCGCGGAGGCAATCCATCCCGGATATGGATTTTTAGCTGAGAACGGTAAATTTACAGATGTTTGTACGGAACATAAGATTAAGTTTATCGGGCCAGCTAAAGAAGCAATGGAAAAAATGGGAGATAAAAGCACGGCAAAAATGACTGTGCAAAAAGCTGGCGTTCCTGTTGTTCCAGGTTCTGACGGAAATGTTTCTGACGAAAAGGAATTGGTAAAAATAGCTTCAAAAATTGGTTATCCTGTTTTAATTAAAGCGACAGCTGGAGGCGGAGGAAAGGGGATGAGAGTTGTTCATTCGGAAGGTGAGCTATTGCATGCGTTTAAAATGGCAAGAGCCGAAGCTGGCGCTGCTTTTGGAAATCCTGAGGTTTATATTGAAAAGTACATTGGAGAACCCCGCCATATAGAAGTTCAAATACTTGCGGATGAATATGGCAATGTGATTCATTTAGGAGAACGTGACTGTTCAATTCAAAGACGACATCAAAAGCTTATTGAGGAGGCTTTGTCTCCTGTTGTGGACAATAAGTTGCGGGAGA
Encoded here:
- a CDS encoding acetyl-CoA carboxylase biotin carboxylase subunit; translation: MFKKVLIANRGEIAVRIIRALKEMDIESVAVYSEADKDSLHIKLADESYCIGPASPTQSYLNIASIIAVAELSGAEAIHPGYGFLAENGKFTDVCTEHKIKFIGPAKEAMEKMGDKSTAKMTVQKAGVPVVPGSDGNVSDEKELVKIASKIGYPVLIKATAGGGGKGMRVVHSEGELLHAFKMARAEAGAAFGNPEVYIEKYIGEPRHIEVQILADEYGNVIHLGERDCSIQRRHQKLIEEALSPVVDNKLREKLGNAAVKAAKAVNYSSAGTIEFIFDCDGKFYFMEMNTRIQVEHPVTEMITNIDIIKEQISIAAGEKLSLRQKDVQFYGHAIECRINAEDPAKNFRPSPGEITSYLPPGGPGVRVDSHAYSGYKISPYYDSLLAKLLVWGKDRNEAIVRMKRALDEFVVDGIKTTIPFHLEVMNSKAFRSGHFSTHFVEHHFLKE
- a CDS encoding peptide chain release factor 2 → MLDDLKKEIQELSARIDKIKEFLQVDTKQIRISELQKETQSDNLWSNPDKAKKTLQEMKSLEKETKSYNDLRDNFDDIKVLTELASGDKEEAEIRKEFENIKKEIASLEITALLSGAYDQNNAILTIASGAGGTDAQDWAEILFRMYTRWSESKGYSVELADMSYGEEAGIKGATLIISGLYAYGYLKAETGVHRLVRISPFSSEGKRHTSFASVEVAPEVAEDIKVDINPGDLRVDTFRASGPGGQNVNKVSSAIRITHIPTGIVVQSQQQRSQHQNREYAMRILKAKLYEMMLKEHKDKIEELKGERKAIEWGHQIRSYVFQPYTMVKDHRTGVEIGNVQSVIDGEIDSLIEAALKMKI